The genome window GATGTTTCCATAAATCTCTTGGTCAGCCCTGCCAGTAATTGTCGTTGCGTAAATCAAACAGGAAACGGATTATGTCATTTTTCTGCTGTATCAAAGTTTGGTTTCTGATTGGCTGATAGACTGGGAGAGTGATGTCACCACATCGCAGGTATCTGGCAGTATCCAATGGCATTGATGAAACAATACAAAGACCATTTAGGGGTTATATTTTTCACCATGTTCAtcgaaagacagagacagagagaaagagacagagagagacacagagacagagagacagcgagaaagagagacagagacagagagaaagagagacagagacagagagacagcgagaaagagagacagcgagaaagagagacagagaaagagagacagagagacagagagacagcgagacagcgagaaagagagacagagagagacagagacagagacagagagacagagacagagagaaagagagacagagacagagagacagcgagaaagagagacagcgagaaagagagacagagacagagagacagagagaaagagagacagagagaaagagagacagagagacagagagagacagagacagagagacagcgagaaagagagacagagacagagagacacagagacagagagacagagagacagagagacagagagacacagagacagagagacagcgagaaagagagacagagacagagagacagcgagaaagagagacagagacagagagacacagagacagagagacagagagacagagagacagagagaaagagagacacagagacagagagacagagacagcgagagacagactGAATAAAAAGAACAACGTacaagagagacagcgagagacagactGAATAAAAAGAACAACGTAcaagagagacagcgagaaagagagacacagagacagagagacagagagaaagagagacagagagagagagagagagagacagcgagaaagagagacacagagacagagagacagagacagagagagagcgagagacagagacagagagacagcgagaaagagagacagagagaaagagacagagacagcgagagacagagagacagagacagagagacagcgagaaagagacagagacagcgagagacagagagacagagagagacagagagagagcgagagacagagacagcgagaaagagagacatagagagagagagagagagacagcgagagacagagacacagcgagaaagagagacagagagaaagagacagcgagagacagagagacagagacagagagacagagagacagagagacagagagagacagagacagagagacagagagaaagagagacagagagacagagagaaagagagacagagagacagagagagagagacagcgagaaagagagacacagagacagagagacagagacagagagagagcgggagacagagacagagagacagcgagaaagagagacagagagaaagagacagagacagcgagagacagcgagaaagagacagagacagcgagagacagagagacagagagagagcgagagacagagacagcgagaaagagagacagagagaaagagagagacagagacagcgagagacagagacacagcgagaaagagagagagagaaagagacagcgagagacagagagagacagagagacagagagacagcgagagacagagagacagagagacagagagacagagagacagagacagagagacagagagacagagaaacagagaaacagcgagagagagagagagagagacagagagacagagagacagagagacagagagacagagacagagagacagagacagagagacagagactgaatAAAAAGAACAACGTACAAAAGGACGAAGAGAAAAATATTGTTTTTGCAGCCCAACTTTACTAAGCAAGATTACAACTGTAATAACGAAAGGGGTGGAGTCAACTGACAGACCACACCCATTCGGTCCCAGCTGCAGCGAGGAGCTCCAATCAGAATTGCACTGGTTTTAACCTGTTTCATCTGGTTTAAACTGGTTTGACCCatgcggagagacagagagaggcctgaGAGCGAGAGATAGTTTGGTTCAGAGGGGATGGAGGTGAGATTGGTTGGGTAGCGGTTCTAGGTAACAGTTCAAAAGAAACTTACCTAGAACGGAAAGAGTGGGGGGGGATTATGGGTAGAAGAGACGACAGGGATAAGAAGTGAGGTGGGGGGGGGTTAATAAAGATGGGATTATGGGTAGAAGAGACGACAGGGATAAAGTGAGGTGGGGGGTTAATAAAGATGGGATTATGGGTAGAAGAGACAGACACCAAAAAGTGAGGTGGGGGGTAATATAAAGATGGGATTATGGGTAGAAGAGACGACAGGGATAAGAAGTGAGGTGGGGGGGTTAATATAAAGATGGGGTCATGGAGAAAGGGACTATGGGTAGAAGTGAGGTGggggggggttaatataaacatgGGGTCATGGAGAAAGGGACTATGGGTAGAAGTGAGGTGGGGGGGGTTAATATAAAGATAGGGTCATGGAGAAAGGGACTATGGGTAGAAGTGAGGTGGGGGGTTAATATAAAGATGGGGTCATGGAGAAAGGGACTATGGGTAGAAGTGAGGTGAGGGGGGTTAATATAAAGATAGGGTCATGGAGAAAGGGACTATGGGTAGAAGTGAGGTGGGGGTTAATATAAAGATGGGGTCATGGAGAAAGGACTATGGGTAGAAGTGAGGTGGGGGGGTTAATATAAAGATGGGGTCATGGAGAAAGGGACTATGGGTAGAAGTGAGGTGAGGGGGGGTTAATATAAAGATAGGGTCATGGAGAAAGGGACTATGGGTAGAagtgagatggggggggggggttaatatAAAGATGGGGTCATGGAGAAAGGGACTATAGGTAGAAACTGGAGCAGGATGAAGTTTAACATTTTCCACAAATGGTTAACGTCAGGATTGGAGAGGGGAATCTGATCCTAGAGCTGACTCTTTGTAAATACTGGCCCGGTGCAGGTTTTCAATGGGTCAGGCTAATGCTAGCGATACTAGCCCAATTAACGCTAGGGAAGTTAGCATCTTCACAGCATGTTTTCAATAAGACAAGCTAACGCTAGTAAAGGGTGTAGCTAGGTCTGAAAAGGTCAAAAGTCTAAAGGAAGGGTTCAATTCATGACAGAGTCATTTCTCCTCCTccgcctctccctccttctctgcttCTTCCTCATCTTCTTTGTCCTCTTCCTCGTCTTCTTCTTCCTTGTCCTCTTCGTTGTCGGTATTGGCGTTGGGAACCCAGAGTCCTGAGTCAATACACCTCTTCATGTGGCCCTTTGCCTCCTGCGGAACCCCACAACACACAGgttagagttagagagagagttagttagttaaagagttagagagagagagagagagttagagagagagttagttaaagagagagttagagagagagttagttaaagagttagagagagagttagagagagttagttcattagagagagagacaggagacactcACCATGGGGTCCATCTTGCTGATAGCTTCCTGCAGCATTGAGATGTCTTTATCATCAAAACACTTCTTCATTTCCTGTGAAACAGGATGTGACATCACAAGATACAGGTCAAAAAAGGAGGCTGGGGTTGGCGACCACTTCCCCTGAATATATGGCCATAGGTTACTGACTGTTATGATGAAGAcgttgagatgtgtctctgtctgtctgtctgtctgtgtgtctctctgtgtgtctgtctctctgggtatgactgactgactgtctgtgtgtgtctctctgtatgtgtgtctctgtgtgcgcgtctcactgtgtgtgtgtgtgttacctctggCAGAGTATCGTAGACTTCCACAGGGTCCAGTCTGTtccgtctctctgtgtgtgtctctctctgtgtctgtgtgtgtgcgtctctctctctctgtgtgtgtgtgtgtgcgcgcgtctctctgtgtgtgtgtgtgtgtgttacctctggCAGAGTATCGTAGACTTCCACAGggtccagtccacctggccccaGTCTGTtccgtctctctgtgtgtgtgtctctctgtgtgtgtgtgtttgcgtctctctctctctgtgtgtgtgtgtgttttgtgtgtgtgtgttacctctggCAGAGTATCGTAGACTTCCACAGggtccagtccacctggccccagtctgttctgtctctcctcctcctcatactCCTCCATAGCCTTTAACAATGAGTTTATTCTTTTCATTTTGAACCTCACCAATGCCTCATATTTCactctatgtacagttgaagtcaagtttacatacaccttaatcAAATACATAAATCACAatgcctgacatttaatcctagtaaaaatgtcctgtcttgATCAccatattttaagaatgttaaatgtcagataaatagtagagagaatgatttatttatttcatcacattcccagtgggccagaagtttacacaaacaatttaaaggcaaatactatttgagtgtaacttgggtcaaacgtttcggggagccttccacaagcttcccacaataagttgggtgaattttggcccattcctcctgacagagctggtgtaactgagtcaggttttgtaggcctccttgctcgcacacacttttatcagttctgcccacaaatgttctgtaggattgaggtcagggctttgatggccactccactactttgactttgtccttaagccatgttgTCACCGTTTTGGAacaatgcttggggtcattgtccatccaatttgtaagtcgctctggataagagcgtctgctaaatgacttaaatgtaaatgtaatttgaaagacccatttgcgaccaagctttaacttcctgactgatgtcttgagatgttgcttcaatatatccacataattttccagccccatgatgccatctattttgtgaagtgcaccagtccctcctgcagcaaagcacccccacagcatgatgctgtgcatgtccttctgtagctcagttggtagagcatggcgcttgtaacgccagggtagtgggttcgattcccgggaccacccatacgtagaatgtatgcacacatgaatgtaagtcgctttggataaaagcgtctgctaaatggcatatattattatatattattattatattatgctgccacccccgtgcttcacggttgggatggtgttcttcagcttgcaagcctctccctttttccttcaaacataacgatggtcattatggccaaacagtttcatcagaccagaggacatttcttcaaaaagtacgagttttggagcagtggcttcttccttgctgagcggcctttcaggttatgtcgatataggactcgttttactgtggatactttttgtacccgtttcctccagaatcatcacaaggtcatttgctgttgttctgggattgagttgctCTTTTCGCATcatagtacgttcatctctaggagacagaacgcgtctccttcctgagcggtatgacggctgcatggtcccacggtgtttatacttgtgtactattgtttgtacagatgaacgtggtaccttcaggcgtttggaaatttctcccaaggatgaagcagacttgtggaggtccacaattcttttttctggggtcttggctgatttccccttgatgtcaagcaaagaggcactgagtttgaaggtaggccttgaaatacatccacagtcaacttagtggatgtaaacttctgacccactggaattgtgatacagtgagtcaagtgaaataatctgtaaacaattgttggaaaaatgacttgtgtcatgcacaaagtagatgtcctaaccgacttgccaaaactatagtttgttaacaagaaatttgtggagtggttgaaaaacgagttttaatgactccaacctaagtgtatgtaaactagttttaatgactccaacctaagtgtatgtaaactagttttaatgactccaacctaagtgtatgtaaacgagttttaatgactccaacctaagtgtatgtaaacgagttttaatgactccaacctaagtgtatgtaaactagttttaatgactccaacctaagtgtatgtaaactagttttaatgactccaacctaagtgtgtgtaaattagttttaatgactccaacctaagtgtgtgtaaattagttttaatgactccaacctaagtgtatgtaaactagttttaatgactccaacctaagtgtatgtaaactagttttaatgactccaacctaagtgtgtgtaaattagttttaatgactccaacctaagtgtatgtaaactagttttaatgactccaacctaagtgtgtgtaaattagttttaatgactccaacctaagtgtatgtaaattagttttaatgactccaacctaagtgtatgtaaactagttttaatgactccaacctaagtgtgtgtaaattagttttaatgactccaacctaagtgtatgtaaactagttttaatgactccaacctaagtgtgtgtaaattagttttaatgactccaacctaagtgtatgtaaactagttttaatgactccaacctaagtgtatgtaaacgagttttaatgactccaacctaagtgtatgtaaactagttttaatgactccaacctaagtgtgtgtaaattagttttaatgactccaacctaagtgtatgtaaactagttttaatgactccaacctaagtgtatgtaaactagttttaatgact of Oncorhynchus keta strain PuntledgeMale-10-30-2019 unplaced genomic scaffold, Oket_V2 Un_contig_17334_pilon_pilon, whole genome shotgun sequence contains these proteins:
- the LOC127919650 gene encoding hsp90 co-chaperone Cdc37-like, with protein sequence MKRINSLLKAMEEYEEEERQNRLGPGGLDPVEVYDTLPEEMKKCFDDKDISMLQEAISKMDPMEAKGHMKRCIDSGLWVPNANTDNEEDKEEEDEEEDKEDEEEAEKEGEAEEEK